The sequence below is a genomic window from Rhinopithecus roxellana isolate Shanxi Qingling chromosome 19, ASM756505v1, whole genome shotgun sequence.
TTCCTTGAATTCTCAGATTGCCAACTTGactttatatatgaatattatatttGAATAATGATCTAGATAGTTTTAACAATTTTGGATCATATTTTCTTTCCCCAGAGGCTGCAGGCATGTTTTTCATTACATTCCAGCTTTGACTGCTACTTTGGAGAAATGATATACTatcttaatttatttcctttagaattgactggattttgtttgtttttgactaGGCTATCCATTTCTTAAATCATTGATATTCGGTGGTACTCCAGTGGTATGTGACAATGCTGGCATTCTGTATGAATGTTCCCTGGGACAAGGTGTGCACTTCTGAATTGTAAATTCAAgtgtttctgtaattttttaattaaaattgagttttaaataattgttctttttcacttttttgatttcCTCCTTTGGTAATTCTATTGTACATAGATTGGATCTCCTTTGTCTCTCCTCATAtctgtcattttctctcttttctcatttaatcttgtCATCTTTTAAAACACTGTTCCTGCATCTGTctacttttttttcattgtattgtttctaattttttttttttttttggtgtagtgattttacatttctttaacatcttttctttcttcttccagctcatatttcttaattttcttgaaatctctTTCCTCAGCTCTTATATTTTtactctgttttcttattttatatcgGAAAATGCctccttaagtttttttttttttttttttttttttaaatttttggagagGCTGAAATGTTTGgtaacaattttctttttcattattatttcatttttttaagttccagggtacgtgtgcaggacatgcagctttgttacatagttaCCTATGTGCCAtgaacatgtgccatggtggtttgctgcacctatcaacccatcacctaagtattaagcccagaatgcattagctcttttccctaatgtcCTCCCCCCCAGCCACCCTCctatgacaggccccagtatgtgtggtttccctccctgtgtccatgtgttctcattgttcagctcccacttataagagaacatgcagtgtttggtttcctgttcctgcattggtttgctgaggataatggcttccagcttcatccatgtccctgcaaaagacatgatctcattctttttcatggtttcatagtattccatggtctacgtgtaccacatttgctttatccagtctgtcattgatgggcatttgggttgattccatgtctttgctaggTAACAATTTTCATATGTTCAATGGCAACATTCTTTGATGGAGTGAATTTTATCATCCAtttgtctttcttgtttctttaccTCTTTTTTCTGGTAAAATCCTTGTTTATATGCTATGCAGGTTTGTTTTAATCCTTAAATGAAATGAGTTTTTGCCAAACTATATATTCACAAGATACTTGTATCTTGCAAGGCTAAGACATGATTCAGACTAGCAGTAACCTACCTTGTGATTCAGAATTGGAGgtaaattattttagcttttacTTGTATGTAATGAATACAGACAGGTAACTACAACTGTGAGAactgatgtatttttttctgtcttttgcctCCAGTATTATGCTTTGTCTATAGCCTGTGTACCTAAGTCTTCATTTagccttttctctgcttcttgagtTCAGTTCAGGATCACAGAGGATTATGGTGCCATACTTTACACCGTATACCCATTATTGCAAACAAgagctttggttttgttttttattgattgCCTCCCTccacccaacttttttttttttttttttaaagagaattatACTCATTTAACTCTTCTATAGTCATGGAtttcctctctctgcttcttGTCACTCTCCTATTTGATCTTTACTGTTCTTGAATCCATCCAATCTAGTTTATGGATTGGGGTTGTGGACATTTACTAGTTTCTTTGAAGATAGAAtctgtatgtttctttttctgcttgttttggaAAGAGAGAAATTCTGAGAAGAGAACATTTTGGATTTACTCGGCCATGTTCAAACCAGAAGTAtactttttgcttatttttcccaAGGGTATGTCTTGCATAATCTTTACAAATAGGTTCTTGCAGCTGGGGGGTCGGTTGGAGGAGGGAGATCCAGAGTGGTAATGTTACCTGTGCGTACACCTGCAAATAAAGGTAAATGTAGTGAAAGAGTAAACAAGTGTAGTGTGGCCCGAGGAGCACAAAATTCCTTACTTGTACAGAGTGAATGTGGCAGAGGGCTGGGCAAGTAGAAGgagatctgtttcttttttctgaataaataaattattgggAGGAgtgattatttttctccttggaTGTTTCTTTGCAGGAACTCATGCAGCCAGAATCTGGGGCCAATGGAACAGCTGTTGCTGAGTTCATCCTGCTGGGCTTGGTGGAGGTGCCAGGGCTGCAGCCAGTTGTCTTTGTGCTCTTCCTCTTTGCCTACCTGGTCACGGTCGGGGGCAACCTCAGCATCCTGGCAGCCGTCTTGGTGGAGCCCAAACTCCACACCCCCATGTACTTCTTCCTGGGGAACCTATCAGTGCTGGATGTTGGGTGCATCAGCGTCACTGTTCCCTCAGTATTGAGTCATCTCCTGTCCCACAAGCGTGCAGTTCCCTACGGGGCCTGCCTTACCCAACTCTTCTTCTTCCATCTGTTCGTTGGAGTGGACTGCTTCTTGCTGACCGCCATGGCCTATGACCGATTCCTGGCCATCTGCCAGCCCCTCACCTACAGCATGCGCATGAGTCAGATAGTCCAGAGGATGTTGGTGGCTGCATCCTGGGCTTGTGCCTTCACCAATGCACTGACCCACACTGTGGCCATGTCTGTGCTCAATTTCTGTGGCCCCAATGTGATCAATCACTTCTACTGTGACCTCCCACAGCTCTTCCAGCTCTCCTGCTCCAGCACCCAACTCAATGAGCTGCTGCTTTTTGCTGTGGGTTTTATAATGGCAGGCACCCCCATGGCTCTCATTGTCATCTCCTATATCCACGTGGCCGCTGCAGTCCTGCGAATTCGCTCTGCAGAGGGCAGGAAGAAAGCCTTCTCCACATGTGGCTCCCATCTCACTGTGGTGGCCATGTTCTATGGTTCAGGTATCTTTAACTATATGCGACTAGGTTCAACCAAGCTTTCAGACAAGGATAAAGCTGTTGGAATTTTCAACACTGTCATCAATCCCATGCTGAATCCCATCATCTACAGCCTCAGAAACCCTGATGTGCAGAGTGCTCTCTGGAGGCTGCTCACGGGGAGGCGGTTACTGGCTTGAGGAGGTCTCAATTGACCTTTTCTCCTTGCATCTTTTGTACTAACGGAAAAATCTTCTAGAGCCAGAAACTAGGGGAAAAAATGGTTCAGACTTGTTTCTGTTTCCATGGGCATAAGAAGGACTTTTTGTAGGGAATAATAGCTTTCATTTCTTAAAGCCGCCCTGCCCAATTATAGGTAATGAGTGTATAGGATCTGCCAAACCAGCCCCTTAGACATGTTCAACTTCAGGCACCGTGTTCTCTCCTTTCTGGCTAGAGGTGAAACCTAGGAAGCTGTGAATGCTCGCGGTTCATGTCCCAGAGGGAACAACTCTTTGGTTGGTTACAGCCTGTGTTGCCAGAAGTACCCCAGAAAACTCCCCCCGAGAAGTCGTATTTTTCCCTCAGGTTCAGGTATGCTTGGTCTGTTTATAAAACATAGGTCTAGAGATGAGGATTGTTTGATTTCTCCCATCAGAACtctataagcaaaaataaaataaaaagaaacagaaacaaaaaagtagctctttctcttccctttaaaCAAGGACCCTACAGCATAGACAGGGGACAGAGGGGAAGCTGCATGGTTACGTATTCCCTAGTAATTCTGGAGCACCTGATGCCTGTGTGCAACTCGCAGACTTGTTTCTAAacgctaaaactccattaatacgtattgtatctcttatgatacaaaaatgaattttgcTCATCTTTTTTCCCCATGTGTTTCAAATTTTTCGAGAAGATAAGAATTTATAATCTAGAAAAGATAAGAATTTATAATCTAAGCATTATTTAcgtattttaaaaaacccaagaCTCCTCAATATGAAAATGTCTCCAAAACTCTCACTCTTAATCTCCAAAGCTCCTTGCTGAGATAATCCATGACTATCAATGCAAGTCGTATGGTGAGGAGTCACCCTGAATGTCCCTTCTCAGTAGGGGAGTGTGGCTCTGACCCAGAGCATTCTCTCAACGTCCTTGATGTTAGACCAGCCATGAGCTCGCTGTATCTTTTCAGCCTCCCATTTAGGACTCATTGCCCACTCCTGGCAACTCTGCTGTGCCACTGCTGGTTCCCAATGCATCTCCCTAAAACTTTCCTTTGACTGGCACCTGTGACTTGGCTTCTCCATAATATTTTATGGGGGTGAGGGATTGAACAGATGCAGTAAGATAGAGATAAACAGAACAGACACAAAAGAGGGAAGCAAAACAAGATTGGAGGAGGAGAGTTGGTGGGAAAACGAAATGGAAAGATGAGGAGTAGGGAGAATTGCAAGTGGTGGGGGTTGAAAGGGAAGCATGGCCAGATTAGAGAGGAGCAGATGGGGTACACAGAATGGAGAATGTGAAAGAATGGAGGAATTGGGTAAGATGCTTTGAGACTGTTAAAAGATCAGAGGAAGAAAGTAGGGGAATAAAATAAGTGGGTCACACATGAGATATGTGGGCATCCCATTCTGTGTTGTCCAGCAACAACCAATTCCAGTAGCCCTGATGCCATCATTGTAGTCCATCTTCTCTACTAAGAAGGAAGTGATTGATATTTTAAGTTatgctaaatatacaaaaaaagtgCACCGAGGACtcgttttctctctctctaaacaGAGGTGCTCCTAGGATGTCAGGAAGAAGGTTTACTAGatgagaaaacacagaagaaaagagtGCTGGGTATTCTCTCCAGCTGCATATCTAAAATGTCATCAAAATTTGTG
It includes:
- the LOC104677244 gene encoding olfactory receptor 3A1, whose translation is MQPESGANGTAVAEFILLGLVEVPGLQPVVFVLFLFAYLVTVGGNLSILAAVLVEPKLHTPMYFFLGNLSVLDVGCISVTVPSVLSHLLSHKRAVPYGACLTQLFFFHLFVGVDCFLLTAMAYDRFLAICQPLTYSMRMSQIVQRMLVAASWACAFTNALTHTVAMSVLNFCGPNVINHFYCDLPQLFQLSCSSTQLNELLLFAVGFIMAGTPMALIVISYIHVAAAVLRIRSAEGRKKAFSTCGSHLTVVAMFYGSGIFNYMRLGSTKLSDKDKAVGIFNTVINPMLNPIIYSLRNPDVQSALWRLLTGRRLLA